One window of Trichoderma breve strain T069 chromosome 3, whole genome shotgun sequence genomic DNA carries:
- a CDS encoding polysaccharide deacetylase domain-containing protein, giving the protein MPRLNLFRLPTTLRRRVRRNRLTTQMLLLALLVLLALPLYSVYCVYKPPRFLIGYLRNKFPDVLFEEPTTEKIIALSLDDAPSAHTDEIMQVLRENDAHATFFVIGQQVEGREAILRKLVAQGHELGNHAMRDEPSSSLSNDELERQVKEVKALLTTAYEAEGKILPNNYFRPGSGWFNHRMRDLLGNRGFRIVLGSIYPHDPQIPYPSTNARHILSMAHPGGIIICHDRRGWTAPMLRIVLPELKRQGYRIVTITDLVTSVEPLGGRSW; this is encoded by the coding sequence ATGCCGCGCCTCAACCTCTTCCGCTTGCCGACCACCCTCCGGCGCCGCGTCCGCCGCAACCGCCTGACGACGCAGATGCTCCTCCTGGCGCTGCTCGTGCTGCTCGCCCTGCCGCTCTACTCCGTCTACTGCGTCTACAAGCCGCCGCGCTTCCTCATCGGCTACCTGCGCAACAAGTTCCCCGATGTGCTCTTCGAAGAACCCACCACGGAGAAGATCATTGCGCTGTCGCTTGATGATGCTCCCTCGGCGCACACGGACGAGATCATGCAGGTGCTGCGCGAAAACGACGCCCACGCTACGTTTTTCGTCATCGGGCAGCAGGTTGAGGGTCGTGAGGCGATATTGAGGAAGTTGGTTGCGCAGGGCCACGAGCTCGGCAACCACGCTATGCGCGACGAGCCGTCTAGCAGCTTGAGCAACGACGAGCTTGAGAGGCAGGTCAAGGAGGTCAAGGCGCTGCTGACGACGGCGTACGAGGCCGAGGGCAAGATCTTGCCCAACAATTACTTCCGGCCTGGGTCTGGCTGGTTCAACCATCGCATGAGGGATCTGTTGGGTAATCGCGGCTTTCGTATCGTTCTGGGGAGCATATACCCTCACGACCCTCAGATTCCTTACCCTTCGACCAATGCCAGGCATATCTTGAGTATGGCACATCCCGGAGGCATTATTATCTGCCACGACAGAAGAGGCTGGACGGCTCCGATGCTGCGGATTGTGCTGCCGGAACTGAAGCGGCAGGGATATAGAATCGTCACCATTACGGATCTTGTGACGTCGGTTGAGCCACTGGGAGGTCGATCGTGGTGA
- a CDS encoding ubiquitin-2 like rad60 SUMO-like domain-containing protein: protein MSDEVAAAPVRKKKLPFKPTALRNVAPISQPIVSVEESKRSDGNGDDDLDLFRQSREMAPIVAADRERKLNKWKQKQAEERRLSDIADKQLLDSDKEEASLAPDEHSSAIEEVQATPVDESLPPDGDRFNRELATPPPSKHSRVDSGQGSRSAKRRRSAAESLDDPFNDSPSQRSIRSNPKIHTPSKRPRKESVTPSGAPLVSIDSESASDSESATKDDFDSGDENDRTTAPDMSYQRDDSVEFVGSGIIGAQPIDVVPETQTTAEVEEDDDEFSEYVRKAEEQRARDKDTMQMDSDRTAKKDAAADIMVKSNIPNTKVAHIKYQFHRQLRLIRDSWIALQRRKGVQLPINSDDDIILTWQRKKVYNYSSLLGLGIRPQGDGKIIANEYSKGGLQDERTKVVLEAWTVESYRQWELEEEMRIKREAGELSEEEPTQEQEDKRAKLRIKLVAKDMEVVKLGVLQETTVETLIIGFRTQRSIGSDKDVGIWFDGERLEEHQTMEDAGIDDMDTLEVHVK from the exons ATGAGTGATGAAGTCGCCGCCGCACCGgtcaggaagaagaagcttccatTTAAGCCGACGGCTCTGCGCAATGTGGCGCCAATATCACAACCTATCGTCTCTGTAGAGGAGAGTAAACGAAGCGACGGCAATGGCGACGATGACTTGGATCTGTTCCGCCAATCCAGGGAAATGGCACCCATTGTGGCCGCGGACAGAGAGAGGAAGCTCAACAAGTGGAAGCAAAAGCAGGCGGAAGAGCGGCGCCTCTCGGATATCGCAGACAAGCAGCTCTTAGATTccgacaaggaagaagcttcaCTCGCCCCCGATGAGCACTCGAGTGCGATCGAGGAGGTTCAGGCGACTCCTGTAGACGAGTCTTTACCGCCAGATGGAGACCGCTTCAA CAGAGAACTTGctactcctcctccttcgaAACACTCGAGAGTTGACTCTGGTCAGGGCTCAAGGTCGGCCAAACGACGCCGGTCAGCCGCAGAATCTTTGGATGATCCCTTTAACGATTCCCCATCGCAACGGTCAATACGATCAAATCCCAAGATACACACACCGAGCAAACGCCCTAGGAAAGAGTCTGTGACACCGAGCGGTGCGCCGCTGGTCTCAATTGATTCTGAATCTGCCTCCGACTCTGAGTCTGCCACTAAGGATGACTTCGACTCCGGTGACGAGAACGACCGTACCACTGCGCCTGATATGTCGTACCAACGAGACGATAGCGTCGAGTTCGTTGGCTCGGGTATCATCGGCGCACAGCCTATTGATGTTGTCCCGGAAACTCAGACAACAgcagaggtggaagaagatgacgatgaattCAGCGAGTATGTTCGCAAGGCAGAAGAACAGCGCGCCCGCGACAAGGATACCATGCAAATGGATTCCGATAGAACAGCAAAGAAGGACGCGGCAGCCGACATCATGGTCAAGTCCAATATTCCCAATACCAAAGTCGCCCATATAAAGTACCAGTTTCACAGACAGCTTCGCTTGATACGGGATAGTTGGATTGCGCTTCAACGTAGGAAGGGCGTACAGCTACCAATCAACTCagacgacgacatcatcttgacctggcagaggaagaaggtgTACAATTATTCTTCTCTGCTCGGACTGGGAATCAGGCCTCAAGGCGACGGCAAAATCATCGCCAACGAATACAGCAAAGGGGGTCTACAGGACGAGCGTACAAAGGTAGTTTTGGAAGCATGGACCGTGGAAAGTTACCGCCAGTGGGAgctcgaggaagagatgcGTATCAAGAGAGAGGCTGGTGAGCTATCGGAAGAAGAGCCGACACAGGAGCAAGAGGACAAGCGGGCTAAGTTACGCATCAAGCTCGTCGCCAAAGACATGGAGGTAGTCAAGCTGGGTGTGCTGCAAGAAACTACAGTCGAGACGCTCATAATTGGATTCCGAACCCAGAGAAGTATTGGATCAGACAAGGATGTGGGCATTTGGTTTGATGGCGAGAGGCTTGAGGAGCATCAGACTATGGAGGATGCCGGTATTGACGACATGGACACGTTGGAGGTACATGTTAAGTAG
- a CDS encoding methyltransferase domain-containing protein, with product MASAEYLQASSDGFKDAKAYDTHRPSYPSEAVQSLLTHLGLAGKSKARIIDLAAGTGKFTELLSARPEEYDILAVEPTASMRETLAEKKLRGVEVKEGTAEKMDVEDGWADGIVVAQAFHWFANEVALAEIHRVLKPGGALGLIWNIEDYNKPRSWPAGSKWEDALNARIFTLPDFGPPRFRNNEWPQVFDRQAKFAKPLFSTPIGEEKLPWTVWLEKSAVWNRVNTLSHVFTLEGEDKAAFKAAFDKELSESDVEVNEKGEVAVHGRTLVAWSKKL from the exons ATGGCGTCTGCAGAGTATCTCCAAGCCTCATCGGACGGCTTCAAGGACGCAAAGGCGTATGACACGCACCGACCGTCGTACCCATCTGAGGCAGTCCAGAGCCTCTTGACCCATCTTGGCCTGGCGGGCAAGTCCAAGGCGAGGATCATCGATTTGGCAGCTGGCACGGGCAAGTTTACTGAGCTGTTGTCGGCGCGGCCAGAGGAATATGATATCCTGGCGGTGGAGCCGACGGCGTCGATGAGGGAGACgctggctgagaagaagttgagaggAGTTGAGGTGAAGGAGGGTActgcggagaagatggatgttgaggatggatgggcaGATGGAATTGTGGTGGCCCAGGCGTTTCACTG GTTTGCGAATGAAGTTGCACTGGCAGAGATCCATCGAGTTCTGAAACCAGGAGGCGCATTGGGTTTGATCTGGAACATTGAAGATT ACAACAAGCCAAGATCGTGGCCGGCGGGCAGCAAGTGGGAAGACGCACTCAACGCCCGCATTTTCACGCTGCCCGACTTCGGCCCGCCGAGATTCCGCAACAACGAGTGGCCGCAGGTGTTTGACCGCCAGGCCAAGTTTGCGAAGCCCTTGTTCTCGACGCCGATTggggaggagaagctcccGTGGACGGTATGGCTGGAAAAGAGTGCGGTGTGGAACCGGGTCAACACGCTGAGCCATGTGTTTACCTTGGAGGGCGAGGACAAGGCTGCGTTCAAGGCGGCGTTTGATAAGGAGTTGAGCGAGAGTGATGTTGAGGTCAATGAAAAGGGCGAGGTGGCCGTGCATGGAAGGACTCTGGTGGCATGGAGTAAGAAGCTGTGA
- a CDS encoding LSM domain-containing protein, translated as MENGGISQAEGKDPSSFLSDIIGNSVVVKLNSGVVYKGELQSVDGYMNIALEKTAEYVNGVKRREYGDTFVRGNNVMYISADS; from the exons ATGGAGAACGGCGGCATCTCACAAGCTGAGGGCAAGGACCCTTCCAGCTTCCTTAGCGACATCATCGGCAACTCTGTCGTCGTCAAGCTCAACTCGGGCGTCGTCTACAAGG GAGAACTGCAGTCTGTGGACGGATACATGAACATTGCgctggagaagacggcggaatACGTCAACGGCGTCAAGCGGAGGGAGTATGGAGATACCTTTGTGCGAGGCAACAACG TCATGTATATTTCAGCAGACTCATAA
- a CDS encoding cys/Met metabolism PLP-dependent enzyme domain-containing protein: MGNASDEYVPDIAALSLASKAVHADARIDGHPAIAPGLHTSTTFRYPNDPERLKPIAEVDPVQTTKPLDFHIYSRHTSPNMARFEAILTSILGQQAITYGSGLASFHAMITHINPKRVAIGDGYHGCHGILKIFERLNGLKSLPLDCDLSELGPGDIIHVETPLNPTGEARNLKYYADRAHSVGAYLTVDATFAPPPLLDPFAWGADIVMHSGTKYIGGHSDMLCGVLAVNPKHETWVSDLLADRLLLGSVIGSLEGWLGMRSLRTLELRVNRQSATATALVSWLAEQAKDDKTAAGKTIERIQHASLQPEAAQEGSWLRQQMPNGYGPVFAVTLKNKELAKRLPGKLGLFQHATSLGGVESLVEWRAMTDRTVDQRLLRVSVGVESLEDLKADLQQGLEALLKEGLA, encoded by the exons ATGGGCAACGCCTCAGACGAATACGTGCCCGACATTGCGGCGCTGTCGCTCGCCTCCAAGGCGGTGCATGCTGATGCTCGCATCGACGGTCATCCGGCCATTGCGCCCGGCCTGCACACCAGCACCACCTTTCGGTATCCCAACGACCCCGAAAGGCTCAAGCCCATTGCAGAGGTCGAT CCTGTACAGACAACTAAGCCTCTCGACTTCCACATCTACTCGCGCCACACCAGCCCCAACATGGCTCGCTTTGAGGCCATCTTGACGTCCATTCTGGGCCAGCAGGCCATCACCTACGGATCGGGGCTGGCTTCCTTCCACGCCATGATCACGCACATCAACCCCAAGCGTGTTGCCATTGGAGACGGCTACCACGGCTGCCACGGCATTCTCAAGATCTTTGAGCGCCTCAACGGCCTCAAGTCGCTGCCGCTGGACTGCGACCTCTCGGAGCTGGGGCCCGGAGACATCATCCACGTCGAGACGCCCCTGAACCCCACGGGCGAGGCGCGCAACCTCAAATACTACGCCGACAGGGCGCATAGCGTAGGAGCGTATCTGACTGTCGATGCGACGTTTGCGCCGCCTCCGTTGCTGGATCCGTTCGCCTGGGGTGCGGACATTGTGATGCACAGCGGCACAAAGTACATTGGAGGACACTCGGACATGCTGTGCGGCGTCCTGGCGGTCAACCCCAAGCACGAGACGTGGGTGAGCGACCTGCTCGCCGACAGATTGCTCCTGGGCTCCGTGATTGGCAGCCTGGAGGGCTGGCTGGGCATGCGATCGCTGCGGACCCTGGAGCTGCGCGTCAACCGACAGAGcgccacggccacggcgCTGGTATCGTGGCTGGCGGAACAAGCTAAGGACGACAAGACGGCCGCCGGCAAGACGATTGAGAGGATCCAGCACGCCAGCCTGCAGCCCGAGGCCGCCCAGGAGGGGAGCTGGCTGCGGCAGCAGATGCCCAACGGCTACGGGCCCGTCTTCGCCGTCACGCTgaagaacaaggagctggccaagcGGCTGCCCGGGAAACTGGGCTTGTTCCAGCACGCGACGAGCCTGGGAGGCGTGGAGAGTCTGGTTGAGTGGCGGGCCATGACGGATAGGACGGTGGACCAGAGGTTGTTGAGGGTGAGCGTTGGAGTGGAGAGTTTGGAGGACTTGAAGGCGGATTTGCAGCAGGGACTGGAGGCATTGCTGAAGGAAGGGCTTGCCTAA